One genomic window of Nicotiana sylvestris chromosome 10, ASM39365v2, whole genome shotgun sequence includes the following:
- the LOC138879600 gene encoding uncharacterized protein, which produces MAASSLAASASFVIPFATASSSRFCYCPVSSVTSYRDTVIPGRGCKCKELEPFSEIFYQQCLVQFLVGLNETYAYVRSQILLKTLVLTVNQAYAPVIQEVSQRAPGVMDLNKEPLTMLAGKGQMTKGKKLGVICDHCGYKGHQKENYYKLWGIHLISKVKRPMQGTGFKIYVNNTTVERTNSVERQSQGHFFTEEEYKKLGNQEGRKVQVLNGNKSQITDIGDATILGGQRIRNVLHVPVFKFNLLSVAKLIKNLVCTVKFFPDFYLLQGLYSVKVMGIGRESDSPTFSKKHTKPVIGEPIQVPEQQSESFQHSQSFTIDCKFFGAAFTWWEAYERRSPVDAVPLTWKQFSILILEKYVPHSRRKELHRQFKQLHRERIRRFVDGLTYQLQILMTRERVSGSTFEEVVDIAREIESVCCQERDEREAKRPRGSGSFGGAPSRVFIDDILVYSRGQEEHVEYLRVVLQRLREEKLWSDDYEASFQKLKTALTTTPILVLPSASGSYTVYFDASRVGIGMVQLEGELTYDVEPTTILEHQVRKLRSKDIASVKVQWRGWPMEEATWETEGEIWSRYPHLFEASVLNGKSPYEMLHGKVPKIEHLRVFRCLCYASVLPMEDKFVARAKKIVFMGYSETQKRPATEQEVNVDRETTIDINSKATHLEEDDINSELEAERPTEHNLNTSGYNSEPEFSDEQTQHEIFTDVQTAGEQPDIPEMDKIKPSRVIQPPTWLKDYLTRKKSSAFCKYPITNYVSYYYLSTTYCTYVGLFITSTEPRSFKEAAPDRGGHSVFRFGI; this is translated from the exons ATGGCAGCATCGTCATTAGCTGCTTCTGCCTCCTTCGTCATCCCGTTTGCTACTGCTTCATCGTCCAGATTTTGCTACTGTCCCGTTTCTTCAGTTACTTCTTATCGC GATACCGTAATACCAGGTCGTGGTTGTAAATGCAAAGAATTAGAACCATTTTCTGAAATATTCTATCAGCAGTGTCTAGTGCAATTTCTAGTTGGATTAAATGAGACTTATGCTTATGTTCGTAGTCAAATTCTATTGAAAACTCTTGTACTTACAGTAAACCAAGCATATGCCCCAGTAATACAGGAAGTGAGTCAACGAGCTCCTGGTGTAATGGACTTGAACAAAGAACCATTAACCATGTTAGCTGGAAAAGGACAAATGACGAAAGGAAAGAAACTTGGTGTGATTTGTGATCATTGTGGGTATAAGGGACATCAAAAGGAAAACTATTACAAATTGTGGGGTATCCACCTGATTTCAAAAGTAAAGAGGCCAATGCAGGGTACTGGTTTCAAAATCTATGTGAACAACACAACAGTTGAGAGAACTAACTCTGTTGAACGTCAATCACAAGGCCATTTCTTTACAGAAGAGGAATATAA GAAATTAGGGAATCAAGAAGGTAGAAAAGTGCAGGTGCTAAATGGGAACAAGTCACAGATAACTGATATTGGAGATGCAACAATTTTAGGAGGTCAGAGGATTAGAAATGTCCTACATGTACCAGTTTTCAAGTTTAATTTGCTTTCAGTAGCCAAGCTAATCAAGAACCTTGTTTGTACTGTTAAATTCTTTCCCGATTTCTATCTTCTTCAAGGTCTTTATAGTGTCAAGGTGATGGGGATTGGTAGAGAATCTGATAGCCCTACATTCTCCAAAAAACATACAAAACCAGTAATAGGAGAACCA attcaggtgcccGAACAGCAaagtgagagcttccagcactctcagaGCTTTACCATAGACTGCAAG ttttttggagctgcctttacttggtgggaggcttatgagaggcgtagtccTGTTGATGCAGTGCCCCTTACCTGGAAGCAGTTCTCGATTCTcattttggagaagtatgtgccacattCTCGCAGAAaggagctgcacaggcagttcAAGCAGTTGC acaGAGAGAGGATCAgaaggttcgttgatggcctcacatatcagcttcagattctcatgactagggagagagTGTCAGgttctacttttgaggaggttgttgatatcgctcgcgagattgagtcagtttgttgccaggagcgagatgagagagaggccaagaggcctcggggatctggtagttttggtggtgctccttcgagag ttttcattgatgatattctggtgtactcgcgtggCCAAGAGGAGCACGTggagtatttgagagttgtgttgcagagattaagggaggagaagct gtggtcggatgattatgaggcgagctttcagaagctcaagactgccttgaccacgactccaatattggttttgccatcagcttcaggttcatatacagtgtattttgATGCTTCAAGAGTGGGAATTGG catGGTTCAGTTAGAGGGTGAATTGACCTATGATGTAGAGCCAACAACCATTTTagagcatcaggttcgaaagttgcgatcaaaggatatagcttcagtgaaggtgcagtggagaggttggcccatggaggaggctacctgggagaccgagggGGAGAtttggagcagatatcctcacctatttgaggcttcag TACTAAATGGCAAATCACCCTATGAAATGCTACATGGGAAGGTGCCTAAAATAGAGCACCTAAGAGTGTTTAGATGTTTGTGTTATGCTAGTGTCTTACCAATGGAAGATAAGTTTGTTGCAAGAGCAAAGAAAATAGTATTCATGGGATACTCAGAAACACAAAAGAG ACCAGCTACTGAGCAGGAGGTAAATGTTGATCGGGAGACAACCATTGATATCAACTCAAAAGCAACAcatttagaggaagatgatatcAACTCAGAGCTAGAGGCTGAAAGGCCAACTGAACATAATTTGAACACAAGTGGTTATAACTCAGAGCCTGAATTCTCAGATGAACAGACTCAACATGAAATCTTCACAGATGTCCAAACTGCAGGGGAACAACCTGATATTCCAGAGATGGATAAAATCAAACCTAGTAGAGTGATACAGCCTCCTACATGGCTGAAAGACTATCTCACTAGGAAGAAATCTTCAGCATTTTGCAAATATCCTATCACCAACTATGTGTCCTATTATTACCTTTCTACAACTTACTGTACATATGTTGGACTTTTTATAACCTCTACTGAACCAAGAAGCTTCAAAGAAGCAGCTCCAGATAGGGGTGgacattcggtatttcggttcggtatttaa